A genomic region of Devosia ginsengisoli contains the following coding sequences:
- a CDS encoding SMP-30/gluconolactonase/LRE family protein, translating to MSATASLLFDSQCQLGEGPIWHQGRQQLFFFDINEQTLFAVTADGEVADSWLFNETVAAAAVLDDHMLVLATETGLKEFDLASGGMNRINEIEADNPITRTNDSRVHPSGAFWIGTMGKVDEEAPVGSVYHYRAGTLTTLKSGIRIPNATCFSPDGRIAYWTDTPTRKILQCATDPETGLPVGEWTLFADIEGHRGWPDGAVVDSEGYLWNARWGGSCVVRHAPDGSVDRVVEVPVSQVTCPAFGGADLKTLFITTAAKNLSAEQLAAEKHAGSLFAITVDVAGQPETPIAL from the coding sequence GCCAACTGGGCGAAGGTCCGATCTGGCATCAGGGCCGCCAGCAACTGTTCTTCTTCGACATCAACGAGCAGACGCTGTTTGCCGTGACCGCCGACGGCGAGGTGGCCGATAGCTGGCTGTTCAACGAGACCGTGGCCGCCGCCGCCGTGCTGGACGACCATATGCTGGTGCTGGCGACCGAGACCGGGCTCAAGGAATTCGACCTGGCCAGCGGCGGCATGAACCGCATCAACGAGATCGAGGCCGACAACCCTATCACTCGCACCAATGACAGCCGGGTACACCCCTCGGGCGCCTTCTGGATCGGCACGATGGGCAAGGTCGACGAGGAAGCCCCTGTCGGTTCGGTCTATCACTACCGCGCCGGAACGCTGACCACGCTCAAGTCGGGCATAAGGATACCCAACGCCACCTGTTTTTCGCCGGATGGGCGCATCGCTTACTGGACCGATACGCCGACCCGCAAGATCCTCCAATGCGCCACCGACCCGGAAACCGGGCTGCCGGTGGGCGAGTGGACGCTGTTTGCCGATATCGAGGGGCATCGCGGCTGGCCCGATGGCGCCGTGGTGGATAGCGAAGGCTACCTGTGGAACGCCCGCTGGGGCGGCTCCTGCGTGGTGCGCCATGCGCCTGACGGTTCGGTGGACCGCGTGGTGGAAGTGCCGGTCAGCCAGGTCACCTGCCCGGCTTTCGGCGGGGCGGACCTCAAGACGCTGTTCATCACCACGGCCGCCAAGAATCTGAGCGCCGAACAGCTCGCCGCCGAAAAACATGCCGGAAGCCTGTTCGCCATCACGGTGGATGTCGCCGGCCAGCCTGAAACGCCCATCGCTCTCTGA
- the fabZ gene encoding 3-hydroxyacyl-ACP dehydratase FabZ codes for MTDSAPASTELGAMSIAEILQSLPHRYPFLMIDRIVKIDRDETAVGIKNVTFNEPIFQGHFPENPVFPGVLIIEGMAQTAGAIVIKHDSGTGKKNIVLMLGVDKAKFRKPAGPGDTIEFHIAKIQRRRNVGRYEAKAMVDGVIIAEAEITAMIIEAAS; via the coding sequence ATGACCGACAGCGCACCAGCCAGCACTGAACTCGGGGCAATGAGTATTGCCGAGATCCTGCAGAGCCTGCCGCATCGCTATCCGTTTCTGATGATCGACCGGATCGTCAAGATCGACCGCGACGAGACCGCCGTGGGCATAAAGAACGTGACGTTCAACGAGCCCATCTTCCAGGGGCATTTTCCCGAGAATCCGGTATTTCCGGGCGTGCTGATCATCGAGGGCATGGCCCAGACGGCTGGCGCCATCGTCATCAAGCATGATTCCGGCACAGGCAAGAAAAACATCGTGCTGATGCTGGGCGTCGACAAGGCCAAGTTCCGCAAGCCGGCCGGGCCGGGGGACACGATCGAGTTCCATATCGCCAAGATACAGCGCCGCCGCAATGTCGGCCGCTACGAGGCCAAGGCCATGGTTGACGGGGTGATCATCGCCGAAGCCGAAATCACGGCGATGATCATCGAGGCGGCTTCGTGA
- a CDS encoding lipid-A-disaccharide synthase, producing the protein MSAPAGAGQPGDEHLKLFILAGEPSGDRIAADLVARLQQRVPLAFIGVGGHELEALGLRSLFPMRDLAVMGVTDVLLRLPLLLWRLEQTARAIKAARPDIVVLVDSQDFSRLLAKRLKRLGYKGKLILYVAPSVWARAPQRAAKLKPLFEEVLAVLPFEPAVMQRLDGPPTCYVGHPALAERLARDAVESGPLVLLPGSRDGELRRHLPVFRQVVGQIGSHPVIDDIVIPTLPGLHERLEREVADWPVPVRIVSDRAARADIYRQAALALAVSGTVTLELALAQVPMVVTYVLDPHQARIYDAHGRPPVSLPNLILGRIAVPELVQNVPDADAMLAAVQTMLDNKKARQDQIAAFGELSDLMESGEADFPRQDPADRVLAHWHQRALSAS; encoded by the coding sequence ATGAGTGCTCCGGCAGGCGCTGGTCAACCGGGGGACGAGCATCTCAAGCTCTTCATTCTCGCCGGCGAGCCCTCCGGTGATCGCATAGCGGCCGATCTTGTCGCGCGCCTGCAGCAACGCGTGCCGCTGGCTTTCATTGGCGTCGGTGGCCATGAGCTCGAGGCCTTGGGCCTGCGCTCGCTGTTTCCCATGCGTGACCTGGCTGTCATGGGCGTCACCGATGTGCTGCTGCGCCTGCCGCTGCTGCTCTGGCGCCTCGAGCAGACGGCGCGCGCCATCAAGGCTGCCAGGCCCGACATCGTCGTGCTCGTCGATTCCCAGGATTTTTCGCGCCTGCTGGCCAAGCGGCTGAAGCGCCTCGGCTACAAGGGGAAACTCATCCTCTACGTCGCGCCGTCTGTCTGGGCGCGGGCGCCGCAGCGCGCCGCCAAGCTCAAGCCGCTCTTCGAGGAAGTGCTGGCCGTGCTGCCGTTCGAACCTGCTGTGATGCAGCGCCTCGATGGGCCGCCCACCTGCTATGTCGGCCATCCGGCCCTGGCGGAGCGATTGGCGCGGGACGCCGTGGAAAGTGGCCCGCTGGTGCTGCTGCCCGGCAGTCGCGACGGCGAATTGCGCCGTCATCTGCCGGTGTTCCGGCAGGTGGTCGGCCAGATCGGCTCTCATCCCGTCATCGACGATATTGTCATCCCGACATTGCCGGGGCTGCATGAACGGCTGGAGCGCGAGGTCGCGGATTGGCCGGTTCCGGTGCGCATTGTCTCCGACCGTGCGGCGCGGGCCGATATCTATCGGCAGGCCGCGCTGGCACTGGCTGTCTCCGGCACGGTGACGCTGGAGCTGGCTTTGGCGCAGGTGCCCATGGTCGTGACCTATGTGCTCGATCCGCACCAGGCCCGCATCTATGACGCGCATGGTCGCCCGCCGGTCTCGCTGCCCAATCTCATCCTGGGCCGTATCGCCGTGCCCGAACTGGTGCAGAACGTGCCCGATGCCGACGCCATGCTGGCCGCGGTCCAGACCATGCTCGACAATAAAAAAGCCCGCCAGGACCAGATTGCGGCCTTTGGCGAGCTTTCAGATCTCATGGAAAGCGGCGAAGCCGATTTCCCGCGGCAGGACCCGGCAGACCGGGTCCTGGCCCATTGGCATCAGCGGGCGCTGAGCGCCTCGTAG
- the lpxA gene encoding acyl-ACP--UDP-N-acetylglucosamine O-acyltransferase, translating into MSSPVVHPTAIVGSGAQLGQGVKIGPYCIVGDNVVLRDNVELLSHVSIDGHTVLGADSKVFPFASIGHEPQDRKYHGEASRVEIGERCVIRESATINPGTEGGGMVTRIGNDCLIMAGAHVAHDAILGNNVIMANYVGIAGHCQIGDNVTFGGMCVVHQFTRVGAHAFVGAASMVDGDIIPYGMAVGNRASLTGLNLIGLKRRKFDREAIHHLRAAYRLIFASEGTLRERVEDAAELFKNDPLVQDVVAFIAAASDRPILLPRNGHDVD; encoded by the coding sequence GTGAGCTCTCCGGTCGTTCACCCGACGGCCATCGTCGGCTCGGGCGCACAGCTCGGCCAGGGGGTGAAGATCGGTCCCTATTGCATTGTCGGCGACAATGTCGTGCTGCGCGACAATGTCGAACTGCTCTCGCATGTGTCGATCGATGGCCATACCGTGCTTGGCGCGGACAGCAAGGTATTCCCCTTCGCCTCGATCGGCCATGAGCCGCAGGATCGCAAATATCATGGCGAAGCGTCGCGGGTGGAAATCGGCGAGCGCTGCGTCATCCGTGAGTCGGCGACGATCAATCCGGGCACCGAAGGCGGCGGCATGGTGACCAGGATCGGCAATGATTGCCTGATCATGGCCGGCGCCCATGTGGCGCATGATGCCATCCTGGGCAACAATGTCATCATGGCCAATTATGTCGGCATCGCCGGCCATTGCCAGATCGGCGACAATGTCACCTTCGGCGGCATGTGTGTCGTGCACCAGTTTACGCGCGTCGGGGCGCATGCCTTTGTCGGCGCCGCGTCGATGGTGGATGGCGATATCATCCCCTATGGCATGGCGGTCGGCAATCGCGCCTCGCTGACCGGGCTGAACCTGATCGGCCTCAAACGCCGCAAGTTCGATCGCGAGGCGATTCACCACCTGCGCGCCGCTTACCGGCTGATCTTTGCCAGCGAGGGCACCCTGCGCGAGCGCGTCGAGGATGCCGCCGAGCTGTTCAAGAACGACCCGCTGGTCCAGGACGTGGTCGCCTTCATCGCCGCGGCGTCGGATCGGCCGATCCTGCTGCCGCGCAACGGCCACGATGTCGACTAG
- the gltA gene encoding citrate synthase, with protein sequence MTEKVAKLVIGDQTHEFPVLSGTVGPDVIDIRSLYAKTGMFTYDPGFTSTAACDSAITYIDGDQGQLLYRGYPIEQLSDKSNYLEVCYLLLYGELPTKAQMAEFEQLVTRHTMVHEQMHYFFRGFRRDAHPMAVMTGVVGAMAAFYHDSTDINDPQQREIASIRMIAKMPTIAAMAYKYSVGQPFVYPRNDLDYASNFLHMCFSVPAEEYKVNPTIAKAMDLIFTLHADHEQNASTSTVRLAGSSDANPFACIAAGVACLWGPAHGGANEAALNMLKEIGTVDRIPEFIARAKDKSDNFKLMGFGHRVYKNFDPRATVMQKTAKEVLDLLGVHNNPTLQVAQELEKIALEDPYFIERKLYPNVDFYSGIILEAIGFPTSMFTVLFSVARTVGWISQWKEMIADPQKKIGRPRQLYDGSPARDYEALSAR encoded by the coding sequence ATGACCGAAAAAGTCGCCAAACTCGTCATCGGGGACCAGACCCACGAATTCCCGGTACTGTCCGGCACGGTAGGCCCTGACGTGATCGACATCCGATCGCTCTACGCCAAGACCGGCATGTTCACCTACGACCCGGGTTTCACCTCGACGGCGGCATGCGACAGCGCCATCACCTATATCGACGGCGACCAGGGCCAGCTCCTCTATCGCGGCTACCCGATCGAACAGCTCTCCGACAAGAGCAACTATCTCGAAGTCTGTTACCTGCTGCTCTATGGCGAGCTGCCCACCAAGGCCCAGATGGCCGAATTCGAGCAGCTGGTGACCCGCCACACCATGGTGCATGAGCAGATGCACTATTTCTTCCGCGGCTTCCGTCGCGATGCCCACCCCATGGCAGTGATGACCGGCGTGGTCGGCGCCATGGCGGCCTTCTACCACGACTCCACCGACATCAACGACCCGCAGCAGCGCGAGATCGCCTCGATCCGCATGATCGCCAAGATGCCGACCATTGCGGCCATGGCGTACAAATATTCGGTGGGCCAGCCCTTCGTCTATCCGCGCAACGACCTCGATTACGCGTCCAATTTCCTGCATATGTGCTTCTCGGTGCCGGCAGAGGAATACAAGGTGAACCCGACCATCGCCAAGGCGATGGACCTGATCTTCACCCTGCATGCCGATCACGAGCAGAATGCCTCGACCTCGACGGTGCGCCTGGCCGGCTCGTCCGATGCCAATCCCTTCGCTTGCATCGCGGCCGGCGTGGCCTGCCTGTGGGGCCCGGCCCATGGTGGCGCCAACGAGGCGGCGCTCAACATGCTCAAGGAAATTGGCACGGTTGACCGCATTCCCGAATTCATCGCCCGCGCCAAGGACAAGTCCGACAATTTCAAGCTGATGGGCTTCGGCCACCGGGTCTACAAGAACTTCGACCCGCGCGCGACCGTGATGCAGAAGACCGCCAAGGAAGTGCTGGACCTGCTGGGCGTTCACAACAATCCGACGCTGCAGGTGGCCCAGGAGCTCGAGAAGATCGCGCTCGAGGACCCCTACTTCATCGAGCGCAAGCTCTATCCCAATGTCGATTTCTATTCGGGCATCATCCTGGAAGCCATCGGCTTCCCGACCTCGATGTTCACCGTGCTGTTCTCGGTCGCCCGCACCGTTGGCTGGATCAGCCAGTGGAAGGAAATGATCGCCGATCCGCAGAAGAAGATCGGCCGCCCGCGCCAGCTCTATGATGGCTCGCCGGCCCGCGACTACGAGGCGCTCAGCGCCCGCTGA
- the gltX gene encoding glutamate--tRNA ligase: MSQVVTRFAPSPTGYLHIGGARTALFSWAYAQNKGGKMLLRIEDTDRERSTEAAVTALVDGLKWLGLTWDGEPISQFGRAARHAEVAHELVKMGHAYYCYCSPAELDQMREEARAAGKPPRYNGYWRDRDQSEAPDGVAPVIRIKAPLSGDIVVDDHVQGKVVFKAENLDDFIILRSDGTPTYMHAVVVDDHDMGVTHIIRGDDHLTNAARQIVIYNAMGWTVPEMAHIPLIHGPDGAKLSKRHGALGVEAYRQMGYLPEALRNYLARLGWSHGDDEIFSTEQMVEWFSLEGLNKGAARFDFVKLENINGHYIREAAPAYLYDVMLATSAEVGRQADVDGLSANKETVLTALPELQPRAKTVLELIDLAQFIYASRPLAIDAAAAALLTPETRAVLRDMAEVLRGLNEWSVPAIDAAMRALAEAKGLKLGKLAQPLRAALTGRTVSPGIFEVMVLIGRDESMARLEDQTSAV, from the coding sequence ATGTCCCAGGTCGTTACCCGTTTCGCCCCTTCGCCCACCGGCTACCTGCATATCGGTGGCGCCCGCACGGCCCTGTTCAGTTGGGCCTATGCCCAGAACAAGGGCGGCAAGATGCTGCTGCGCATCGAGGACACCGACCGCGAACGCTCGACCGAAGCCGCCGTGACCGCGCTGGTCGACGGGCTCAAATGGCTCGGCCTGACCTGGGATGGCGAGCCGATCAGCCAGTTCGGCCGCGCTGCGCGCCATGCCGAAGTGGCCCATGAACTGGTGAAGATGGGCCACGCCTATTACTGCTACTGCTCGCCGGCCGAACTGGACCAGATGCGCGAGGAGGCCCGCGCCGCCGGCAAGCCGCCGCGCTATAACGGCTATTGGCGCGACCGCGACCAGAGCGAGGCGCCGGATGGCGTGGCGCCGGTGATCCGCATCAAGGCGCCACTGTCAGGCGATATCGTGGTGGACGACCATGTGCAGGGCAAGGTCGTGTTCAAGGCCGAGAACCTGGACGATTTCATCATCCTGCGCTCGGACGGCACGCCGACCTATATGCATGCCGTGGTGGTCGATGACCACGACATGGGCGTAACGCATATCATCCGCGGCGACGACCACCTGACCAATGCCGCCCGCCAGATCGTCATCTACAATGCCATGGGCTGGACCGTGCCCGAGATGGCGCATATCCCGCTGATCCACGGCCCTGATGGCGCCAAGCTCTCCAAGCGCCACGGCGCGCTGGGCGTGGAAGCCTATCGGCAGATGGGCTATCTACCCGAAGCCCTGCGCAACTACCTCGCCCGCCTGGGCTGGAGCCATGGCGACGATGAAATTTTCTCGACCGAGCAGATGGTCGAGTGGTTCAGCCTGGAAGGCCTCAACAAGGGCGCGGCGCGCTTCGATTTCGTCAAGCTCGAGAATATCAACGGCCACTATATCCGCGAGGCGGCCCCGGCCTATCTCTATGACGTGATGCTGGCGACATCAGCCGAAGTGGGTCGGCAGGCCGATGTCGACGGGCTTTCGGCCAACAAGGAGACGGTTCTTACGGCCCTGCCCGAATTGCAGCCGCGCGCCAAGACGGTGCTGGAGCTGATCGACCTGGCCCAGTTCATCTATGCGTCACGCCCGCTTGCTATCGATGCCGCGGCGGCAGCCTTGCTGACGCCGGAGACACGGGCCGTGCTCAGGGACATGGCCGAGGTGCTGCGTGGCCTCAACGAATGGTCGGTGCCGGCGATCGATGCGGCCATGCGGGCCCTGGCCGAGGCCAAGGGACTCAAGCTGGGCAAGCTGGCCCAGCCGCTTCGCGCGGCGCTCACCGGACGCACCGTGTCGCCGGGGATTTTCGAGGTTATGGTGCTCATCGGACGGGACGAAAGTATGGCTCGTCTTGAGGATCAAACGAGCGCTGTCTAG
- a CDS encoding beta-galactosidase: MTTPALGVCYYPEHWPEDVWERDAARMAEVGIKWVRIGEFAWSKLEPTPGKLTFDWIIRAMDVLGRHGLKVVFGTPTATPPRWMVDKHPAMLAVDAQGRRRGFGSRRHYDFSHLGYREEAGRITRLLADAVGDHPALGAWQTDNEYGCHGTTYSYSPSAEAGFRQWLAEKYGNVDALNQAWGAVFWSMDYNSFEQVGLPNLLVCEAAPAHDLDFRRYASDQVAAFNKVQFDILKARRPDLPVIHNFMSRYTEFDHYDVAETLDIASWDSYPIGHLAVSDEPDEIKRLYMRQGDPDNAAFHHDLYRAVGHGRWWIMEQQPGPVNWAQFNPDPLPGMARLWAWEGFAHGAEVVTYFRWRQAPFAQEQMHAGLLRPDSEPAPAYHEAMQVAEELKSVALDGLANKGRVALVFDYQSEWAWEIQPQAKGFSHGAHVRALYAAFRKHGIDIDILPPSTKSFAGYDIVAIPALFAWNDALREAITEFDGHLLIGPRSGSKTENFAIPANLAPDLPSNLLDVKVARIDSLDPALDIEVRGSGAIHHWRERIETRANVVIEDVDGWPVLVNQGKLYYLGASGNRALVQRVVDYLLAETDTPTLNLPAGVRCRTRDGFRIYVNYGAGPAALNAATDEAGYVLGTAEMPAAGVTVARLARAG; encoded by the coding sequence ATGACCACCCCCGCACTCGGCGTCTGCTATTATCCCGAACATTGGCCGGAAGATGTGTGGGAGCGCGACGCGGCGCGCATGGCCGAGGTGGGCATCAAGTGGGTACGCATCGGGGAATTCGCCTGGTCGAAGCTGGAGCCGACGCCCGGCAAGCTGACCTTCGACTGGATCATCCGGGCCATGGACGTGCTGGGGCGGCATGGGCTCAAAGTGGTGTTCGGCACGCCGACGGCCACGCCGCCGCGCTGGATGGTCGACAAGCACCCCGCCATGCTTGCAGTGGATGCGCAGGGGCGCCGCCGCGGCTTCGGCTCGCGCCGGCACTATGATTTCAGCCATCTCGGCTATCGCGAAGAGGCCGGGCGCATCACGCGCCTGCTGGCCGATGCCGTGGGCGACCACCCTGCCCTCGGCGCCTGGCAGACCGACAATGAATATGGCTGCCACGGCACGACCTATTCCTATTCGCCTTCCGCCGAGGCCGGCTTCCGGCAATGGCTGGCGGAGAAATATGGCAATGTGGATGCGCTGAACCAGGCTTGGGGCGCGGTGTTCTGGTCGATGGATTACAACAGTTTCGAGCAGGTGGGCCTGCCGAACCTGCTGGTCTGCGAGGCGGCGCCGGCGCATGACCTCGATTTCCGCCGCTATGCCTCGGACCAGGTGGCGGCCTTCAATAAGGTGCAGTTCGATATCCTGAAGGCACGGCGGCCGGACCTGCCGGTCATTCACAATTTCATGTCGCGCTATACCGAATTCGACCATTACGACGTGGCCGAAACGCTCGATATCGCCAGTTGGGACAGCTACCCGATCGGGCATCTGGCGGTCAGCGACGAGCCGGACGAGATCAAGCGGCTCTATATGCGCCAGGGCGATCCTGACAATGCCGCCTTCCACCACGATCTCTATCGCGCTGTGGGCCATGGCCGCTGGTGGATCATGGAACAGCAGCCCGGCCCGGTGAACTGGGCGCAGTTCAACCCCGATCCCCTGCCCGGCATGGCGCGGCTCTGGGCCTGGGAGGGTTTTGCCCATGGCGCCGAAGTGGTGACCTATTTCCGCTGGCGGCAGGCGCCCTTTGCGCAGGAGCAGATGCATGCCGGCCTGCTGCGGCCCGACAGCGAGCCGGCGCCGGCCTATCATGAAGCGATGCAGGTGGCGGAGGAACTGAAAAGCGTTGCGCTGGACGGTCTGGCCAACAAGGGCCGCGTCGCGCTGGTCTTCGACTATCAGAGCGAGTGGGCCTGGGAAATCCAGCCCCAGGCCAAGGGCTTTTCCCATGGCGCCCATGTCCGGGCGCTTTATGCCGCCTTCCGCAAGCACGGCATCGATATCGACATCCTGCCGCCGAGCACGAAGAGCTTTGCCGGCTATGACATCGTCGCTATTCCGGCGCTGTTCGCCTGGAATGACGCCCTGCGGGAGGCCATCACCGAATTCGACGGACACCTGCTGATCGGGCCGCGTTCGGGCTCCAAGACCGAGAATTTTGCCATTCCGGCCAATCTGGCGCCGGACCTGCCGAGCAACCTGCTCGATGTGAAGGTGGCGCGGATCGACAGTCTCGACCCGGCGCTCGATATCGAGGTGCGGGGCAGCGGGGCCATCCACCACTGGCGCGAGCGCATCGAGACCAGGGCCAATGTGGTGATCGAGGATGTGGATGGTTGGCCGGTGCTGGTCAACCAGGGCAAGCTCTATTACCTCGGCGCCAGCGGCAACCGGGCGCTGGTGCAGCGCGTGGTGGACTACCTGCTCGCCGAAACCGATACGCCGACGCTCAACCTGCCGGCGGGTGTGCGTTGCCGGACGCGCGACGGGTTCCGTATCTATGTAAATTACGGTGCCGGGCCGGCGGCGCTGAATGCCGCAACCGACGAAGCGGGTTATGTGCTGGGCACGGCCGAAATGCCCGCCGCCGGCGTCACCGTGGCACGACTCGCCAGGGCCGGGTGA
- a CDS encoding ComEC/Rec2 family competence protein — protein sequence MLEAETRERDTGIAPVAVGTPSGQRLPALWSRPATATGLADAAVTRRLFVLLPFAMIAGLIAYAVLPGEPEPQALLAIGLALALLTVLLRRSITLPLAGLLVAAWVGFCLLPLHGLWFGTTMLTRPAYGLYEARVDEIVSATPETRRVVVSSLTPLADDRPLPIVRARLVVPPEPPLAPGDIIRAKLRLAPVPGPILPGAFDGQFHAYFAGIGAYGNVTSGFELVRHGDSFDATRAIEGLRMAIGARIDAVLDGPSAAIGRAMVVGDQSGIDDATRDVMAASGLAHIYSISGLHLSIVAGGTFFLLRLLLASIAATATRWPVKKIAAVAGLVAAAGYLLLAGGLANVPALRSTIMLALIFGAVLAGRRALTMRNVAIAALAITVIDPASIFRASFQLSFAAVVALIGIYEMPRPPPAADRNWGRRLWATIWATALTSFIAGTATLLFSAYHFQQTAPLGVLGNVLVLPVVSLVIMPFAVLSVLAMPFGIEAPFVAVMGWGIDRMVDGAELVAGWSEGLTGNPLLTGLALVIGLVALAWFAFLNSWWRLLGPALAIPLILLVGLDQRPDILIADSTQAVALRTEAGMGLITGRTGSFATEVWSEHYQEPIAAKADGTLCDSLGCIATTDRFSVAVIRNGAAFAEDCGRNDLVIARIRAPVTCAGSQVIDADALAAGGVHWLRWNAGAGRFDIRPAIPNLTRPWRVVPR from the coding sequence GTGCTGGAGGCGGAAACACGCGAGCGCGACACCGGCATTGCGCCTGTGGCGGTGGGGACGCCATCAGGCCAGCGCCTGCCGGCGCTCTGGTCGCGACCGGCTACCGCTACCGGTCTCGCCGACGCCGCTGTTACCCGCCGACTTTTCGTGCTGCTGCCCTTCGCCATGATTGCCGGCCTCATCGCCTATGCCGTGCTGCCGGGCGAGCCGGAACCACAGGCGCTGCTGGCCATCGGCCTTGCCTTGGCCCTGCTCACCGTGCTGCTCAGGCGCTCGATCACCCTGCCGCTGGCCGGCCTGCTCGTCGCGGCATGGGTCGGGTTCTGCCTGTTGCCGCTGCATGGGCTGTGGTTCGGCACCACCATGCTGACGCGGCCCGCCTATGGGCTTTACGAGGCGCGGGTGGACGAGATCGTTTCGGCCACACCGGAAACCCGCCGTGTCGTTGTCTCGAGCCTTACCCCGCTGGCCGATGATCGGCCGCTTCCCATAGTTCGTGCCCGGCTGGTCGTGCCGCCCGAGCCGCCGCTGGCGCCGGGCGATATCATCCGCGCCAAGCTGCGGCTGGCCCCGGTCCCCGGGCCGATCCTGCCCGGCGCCTTTGACGGGCAGTTCCACGCCTATTTCGCCGGCATCGGCGCCTATGGCAATGTCACCAGCGGTTTCGAACTGGTGCGCCACGGCGATAGTTTTGACGCCACCCGTGCCATCGAAGGCCTGCGCATGGCCATCGGCGCCCGCATCGATGCGGTGCTCGACGGGCCCTCCGCCGCCATCGGCCGAGCCATGGTGGTGGGCGACCAGAGCGGCATCGACGACGCCACCCGCGACGTCATGGCGGCGTCCGGCCTGGCCCATATCTATTCGATTTCGGGCCTCCATCTATCCATCGTTGCCGGCGGTACCTTCTTCCTGCTGCGCCTGCTATTGGCGTCCATTGCCGCCACGGCCACGCGCTGGCCGGTCAAGAAGATCGCTGCCGTCGCCGGACTCGTCGCTGCGGCCGGCTATCTGCTGCTGGCCGGCGGCCTCGCCAATGTGCCGGCGCTCCGCTCCACCATCATGCTGGCGCTGATCTTCGGTGCCGTGCTGGCTGGCCGGCGGGCGCTGACCATGCGCAATGTGGCCATCGCGGCTTTGGCGATAACAGTCATCGATCCGGCCAGCATATTCCGCGCCAGCTTCCAGCTCTCCTTCGCGGCCGTGGTGGCGCTGATCGGCATCTACGAAATGCCGCGCCCGCCGCCGGCTGCGGACCGCAACTGGGGCAGGCGGCTATGGGCCACCATCTGGGCCACGGCACTGACCAGCTTCATCGCCGGCACCGCCACGCTGCTGTTCTCGGCCTATCACTTCCAGCAGACCGCGCCGCTCGGCGTCTTGGGCAATGTGCTGGTCCTGCCGGTGGTCAGCCTCGTCATCATGCCCTTCGCCGTGCTGTCGGTTCTCGCCATGCCCTTCGGCATCGAAGCGCCTTTCGTGGCCGTCATGGGCTGGGGCATAGACCGCATGGTCGATGGCGCCGAGCTGGTTGCCGGGTGGAGCGAGGGGCTGACCGGTAACCCTTTGCTGACCGGTCTGGCGCTGGTCATCGGCCTCGTGGCCCTGGCCTGGTTCGCCTTCCTCAACTCCTGGTGGCGGCTGCTCGGCCCCGCTCTGGCGATCCCGCTGATCCTGCTGGTGGGGCTCGATCAACGCCCCGATATCCTCATCGCCGACAGCACACAGGCCGTGGCGCTGCGCACTGAAGCCGGCATGGGCCTCATCACCGGCCGCACCGGCAGCTTCGCCACCGAGGTCTGGAGCGAGCATTATCAGGAGCCGATCGCCGCAAAGGCCGATGGCACATTGTGCGACAGCCTGGGCTGCATCGCCACTACCGACCGCTTCTCGGTCGCGGTGATCCGCAATGGCGCCGCCTTTGCCGAGGATTGCGGTCGCAACGACCTCGTCATCGCCCGCATCCGTGCGCCGGTGACCTGCGCCGGCAGTCAGGTGATCGACGCCGATGCGCTGGCGGCCGGCGGCGTGCACTGGCTGCGCTGGAATGCGGGGGCAGGGCGGTTCGATATCCGCCCCGCCATTCCCAATCTCACCCGGCCCTGGCGAGTCGTGCCACGGTGA